The Castanea sativa cultivar Marrone di Chiusa Pesio chromosome 11, ASM4071231v1 genome contains a region encoding:
- the LOC142617117 gene encoding uncharacterized protein LOC142617117, translated as MWRLIRTNTNLLSTQHKHSITKPRPVSLRPVDYSTSQIHDTVREITTILTHNNWQLLLDSSDLPTKLNPDVIRSFILQNRVVDPTRLLSFFLWSEHKVGTFQNLDILSLLVVSLCNFKIYEPANEILERMIRICNSSCDVLGAIDVCYRECDVGSKSNAFVFDMLVGSYRKMGFIDEAVNVFMGLKNVGFMPSMLCCNSLLRELLKVNKMEMFLKVCDRMSEMKIAFDVYTYVIVINAHFKAGNVNEAKRVFLEMGGKGCIPNLVAYNVVIHGLCRARRVDEAIEMKKSMVKKGLGPDCYTYVTLVNGYCMEKRLREAKLVLSEMRDIGLRPDLIGYNALIDGFVKQGDVEEALRIKDEMVTHGIWIDRVLYNTLLNGLCRAGKMEKAREVMNELIRTDIGLDSRIYSWLIEGYCREHDMIHAFELLDESKKRNLAPTKVTYSVIISGLCQYGNLRQANTVLGEMITRGLKPNAIIYTALVSAHTRESRFEEARRMLEGMKECGIIPDIFCYNSLIIGLCKAKKMKEARTYLAEMLDRGLEPNAYIYGAFIYGYSESGEMQMADRYYSEMLGHGVVPNDVIYRALIDGHCKEGNITEAFSKFRFVLARGFLPDVKTYCVLINGLSRNGKMEEALGIFSELSEKGLVPDVFTYTSLMTGFCKQGDVERAFQLHEEMCKKGVNPNIVTYNVLIGGLQKAGDIEKANELFSGILDRGLTPNGVTYARIIDGYCKSGNVNKALQLFDEMPLRGIPPDSFVYNVLLSGCCEEGKLEKAQELFLDMLHKGFATGLSFNTLIDRFCKSKKLQEASNLLEKMLEKQVMPDHVTYTTLIDRHCKAWNMEEARKLFLEMQARGLVPTTITYSSLLHGYNSIGKRSEVFSLFEEMVAKGIKPDKITYCELIDAHRKEGNLMEALRLRDELNKMGMSMKFGAYNALVQALCTKEEFSEALTLLDEMGERGHRLSFATCRTIACGFQRVGNMEKAAAVLERMLGYGWVSNSVSLTDLLDHNEHGWKPEESNKLLNQMA; from the coding sequence ATGTGGAGACTCATACGCACTAACACCAATCTTCTCTCAACCCAACACAAACATTCAATCACCAAACCCAGACCCGTTTCCCTAAGACCCGTAGACTATTCCACCTCACAAATCCATGACACAGTCCGAGAAATCACCACCATTCTCACCCACAACAATTGGCAGCTCCTCTTAGACTCCTCCGACTTGCCCACCAAGCTAAACCCAGATGTGATCCGCTCCTTCATACTCCAGAACCGGGTCGTTGACCCGACCCGACTCCTCAGCTTCTTCCTCTGGTCCGAACACAAAGTGGGTACCTTTCAGAATTTGGATATCTTATCTCTACTTGTTGTTTCTCTTTGCAACTTTAAGATTTATGAACCTGCAAATGAGATTTTGGAGCGTATGATAAGAATTTGCAACTCTTCGTGTGATGTTTTGGGTGCTATTGATGTTTGTTATAGAGAATGTGATGTTGGGTCTAAATCTAATGCTTTTGTGTTTGATATGTTAGTTGGTAGTTATAGGAAAATGGGTTTTATAGATGAGGCTGTTAATGTGTTCATGGGTTTGAAAAATGTTGGATTTATGCCTAGTATGTTGTGCTGTAATTCATTGTTGAGAGAGTTGTTGAAGGTGAATAAGATGGAGATGTTTCTAAAGGTTTGTGATAGAATGTCAGAGATGAAGATTGCTTTTGATGTGTATACTTATGTTATTGTTATCAATGCTCACTTTAAGGCTGGGAATGTTAATGAAGCGAAGAGGGTGTTTTTGGAAATGGGTGGAAAGGGTTGCATCCCGAATTTGGTTGCTTACAATGTGGTTATTCATGGTTTGTGTAGAGCGCGGCGTGTTGACGAAGCTATTGAGATGAAGAAGTCTATGGTTAAGAAGGGGTTGGGCCCTGATTGTTATACTTATGTGACTCTTGTCAATGGGTATTGTATGGAAAAGAGATTAAGAGAGGCAAAGTTGGTTTTGTCAGAAATGAGAGATATAGGATTGAGGCCTGATTTGATTGGGTATAATGCTTTGATTGATGGGTTTGTGAAACAAGGTGATGTAGAAGAGGCTTTGAGAATCAAGGATGAAATGGTTACTCATGGCATATGGATAGATCGGGTCTTATATAACACTCTTCTTAATGGGCTTTGCAGGGCTGGTAAGATGGAGAAGGCAAGGGAAGTCATGAATGAATTGATAAGGACTGACATAGGACTTGATTCGAGAATTTACAGTTGGTTGATTGAGGGTTACTGTCGGGAGCATGATATGATTCATGCTTTTGAATTGCTTGATGAGTCGAAGAAGAGGAACTTGGCACCCACAAAGGTAACTTACAGTGTAATAATTAGTGGGCTTTGTCAGTATGGAAATCTCCGACAGGCCAATACTGTACTGGGGGAAATGATTACAAGGGGTTTGAAGCCAAATGCCATTATCTATACAGCACTAGTTTCAGCACACACTAGGGAAAGTAGATTTGAAGAAGCAAGAAGAATGTTGGAGGGGATGAAAGAGTGTGGGATTATTCCTGATATATTTTGCTACAACTCTCTCATTATAGGCCTTTGTAAAGCTAAGAAGATGAAAGAAGCAAGGACTTACTTGGCAGAAATGTTGGACAGAGGGTTAGAGCCAAATGCATATATTTATGGAGCTTTCATCTATGGTTATAGTGAGTCTGGGGAGATGCAGATGGCTGATAGGTACTACAGTGAGATGCTAGGTCATGGTGTAGTACCTAATGACGTAATCTATAGAGCCTTGATTGATGGGCATTGCAAGGAGGGGAACATAACAGAAGCCTTctcaaaattcagatttgtcctGGCGCGAGGTTTTCTACCAGATGTTAAAACTTACTGTGTGCTTATCAATGGTCTCTCAAGGAATGGAAAAATGGAAGAGGCTCTTGGGATCTTCTCAGAGCTTAGTGAGAAGGGTTTGGTTCCTGATGTTTTCACTTACACCTCTCTCATGACTGGTTTCTGCAAGCAGGGTGATGTAGAGAGGGCTTTTCAACTTCATGAAGAGATGTGCAAAAAAGGCGTAAATCCAAACATTGTTACTTATAATGTCTTAATTGGTGGGCTACAAAAGGCAGGTGACATTGAAAAGGCTAATGAATTATTTTCTGGCATCTTGGATAGAGGCTTGACTCCCAACGGTGTGACATATGCTAGAATCATTGATGGTTATTGCAAATCCGGTAATGTAAATAAAGCATTACAATTATTTGATGAAATGCCCTTAAGAGGTATCCCTCCAGATAGTTTTGTGTACAATGTCCTTCTCAGTGGATGCTGTGAAGAAGGAAAATTGGAGAAAGCTCAGGAACTATTTCTAGATATGCTGCATAAGGGCTTTGCCACTGGACTCTCTTTCAACACTTTGATTGATAGGTTCTGCAAGAGTAAAAAGCTACAAGAAGCAAGTAATTTGTTGGAGAAAATGTTAGAAAAGCAGGTCATGCCTGACCACGTTACCTACACAACTCTGATTGATCGGCATTGTAAGGCTTGGAATATGGAGGAAGCAAGAAAGCTCTTCTTGGAAATGCAGGCAAGGGGTCTAGTACCAACCACTATAACTTACTCGTCACTTCTTCATGGCTACAACTCAATAGGAAAAAGATCTGAGGTTTTCTCTCTATTTGAAGAGATGGTAGCCAAGGGAATTAAGCCTGACAAGATCACCTACTGTGAATTAATTGATGCTCACCGTAAAGAAGGGAACTTGATGGAAGCGTTGAGGTTGAGGGATGAGTTAAATAAGATGGGTATGTCCATGAAGTTTGGTGCATACAATGCTCTAGTACAAGCGTTATGTACAAAAGAGGAATTTTCAGAAGCATTAACTTTACTTGACGAAATGGGAGAGCGAGGGCATAGGCTCAGCTTTGCTACATGTAGAACCATAGCTTGTGGTTTTCAAAGAGTAGGCAATATGGAGAAAGCTGCTGCAGTTTTGGAGCGCATGCTGGGGTACGGATGGGTTTCAAATTCTGTGAGCTTAACTGACTTGCTAGATCATAATGAACATGGTTGGAAGCCTGAGGAGTCCAACAAGCTCCTAAATCAAATGGCATAG